The Pyrus communis chromosome 9, drPyrComm1.1, whole genome shotgun sequence genome has a segment encoding these proteins:
- the LOC137744202 gene encoding alpha carbonic anhydrase 1, chloroplastic, protein MALRVSFSFLVIALLLVFGPSASVQDDTLSFSYTGQTGPEKWGSLSPNNTACSNGKMQSPVDVVKSVLTPNKKLMPLTRVYRTSNATLFNNGFNLGLRFEGNGGTLDVDGKNYNLMQLHWHTPSEHRLNGIQFPAELHLVHQAADQSFAVVAILLNFGKEDIILLQIKNKLAELAKEACKKDEDAIIPVGTVDLNELQKKSRKYYRYVGSLTVPPCTENVVWSILGKVRTISKHQLDALKAPLDASCKNNSRPLQSPNGRKIELYDELMH, encoded by the exons ATGGCCCTTAGAgtttccttctccttccttgtgATAGCCTTGCTGCTCGTCTTCGGCCCTTCGGCTTCTGTCCAAGATG ACACACTCTCATTTAGCTACACTGGTCAAACTGGTCCTGAGAAATGGGGAAGCTTGAGTCCAAATAACACAGCATGCTCAAATGGGAAGATGCAGTCTCCGGTTGACGTCGTCAAGAGCGTACTTACCCCTAACAAAAAACTAATGCCGTTGACCAGAGTCTACCGTACTTCAAATGCCACATTGTTTAACAACGGCTTTAACCTTGGG TTGCGTTTCGAAGGAAATGGGGGAACACTAGATGTGGATGGTAAGAACTACAACTTGATGCAGTTGCACTGGCACACTCCCTCTGAGCATCGCCTTAATGGAATCCA ATTTCCAGCGGAGCTTCATCTGGTTCACCAGGCAGCTGATCAAAGCTTCGCAGTTGTGGCGATCCTCTTAAATTTCGGCAAGGAAGATATCATCCTCTTACAG ATTAAGAACAAGCTGGCCGAGCTGGccaaggaggcgtgcaagaaaGATGAAGATGCTATCATTCCCGTTGGAACTGTTGATCTGAACGAGTTACAGAAGAAGAGTCGCAAATATTACAGATACGTTGGCTCTCTCACCGTTCCTCCATGCACCGAAAATGTTGTCTGGAGCATTCTCGGAAAG GTGAGGACTATTTCCAAACATCAGTTAGATGCACTAAAAGCACCATTGGATGCATCTTGCAAAAACAACTCAAGACCTCTTCAATCTCCAAATGGACGCAAGATTGAGCTCTACGATGAGCTTATGCACTAG
- the LOC137745516 gene encoding uncharacterized protein, translating to MPQVDLETLVSACAGGSMDRKIACETQADAATAGHGRPEDDVEEPEVPPDFPPESFWLSKDAEYDWFDRNAFYERKDSTKGNSNANNLNSNQNSHSNSNSQRFSMNLKSKAAIIGLPKPQKHNYTDTKNRRHCKAGNTRLFPKRSGSVGKSDAPMIEPSSPKVSCMGRVRSKRDRKKRRVRNRHRQSAETSMEKSVKPVSERRKLGFFASFRAIFRHGGHRDKSTKSPFADDLPPRNSSVKSTKARDRAVADDVDSLPRHSVESEPPGLGGMKRFVSGRRSGSWVGEGGIDVA from the coding sequence ATGCCGCAAGTCGATTTGGAAACACTAGTTTCGGCGTGCGCTGGTGGCTCAATGGATCGGAAAATCGCCTGCGAGACGCAGGCCGACGCCGCCACCGCCGGACACGGCCGGCCGGAGGATGACGTCGAGGAACCGGAAGTTCCACCGGATTTCCCCCCGGAATCCTTCTGGCTCTCGAAAGACGCAGAGTACGACTGGTTCGACCGCAACGCCTTCTACGAGCGCAAAGACTCCACCAAAGGAAACTCCAACGCTAATAACTTGAATTCGAATCAAAATTCGCACTCGAATTCGAACTCGCAGCGGTTTTCGATGAACTTGAAGTCGAAGGCGGCGATCATCGGGCTTCCCAAGCCGCAGAAGCACAACTACACCGACACGAAGAATCGGCGGCACTGCAAGGCCGGAAACACGAGGCTGTTTCCGAAACGGTCCGGATCCGTCGGAAAATCGGACGCTCCAATGATCGAGCCGTCGTCTCCGAAGGTCTCGTGTATGGGGAGGGTGAGATCGAAGAGGGATCGGAAGAAGCGCCGGGTCAGGAATCGGCACAGACAGTCGGCCGAGACGTCCATGGAAAAGTCCGTTAAACCGGTTTCCGAGAGACGAAAACTCGGTTTCTTCGCGAGTTTTCGGGCGATTTTTCGTCACGGCGGACACCGAGACAAATCGACAAAATCGCCGTTCGCGGACGACTTGCCTCCGAGAAACAGCAGCGTGAAGTCGACGAAAGCGCGCGACAGGGCGGTAGCGGACGATGTCGACTCGCTTCCAAGACACAGCGTGGAGAGCGAACCGCCCGGTTTGGGTGGCATGAAGCGGTTCGTTTCGGGTCGGAGGTCCGGATCGTGGGTGGGCGAAGGCGGTATCGACGTTGCGTAG
- the LOC137745250 gene encoding uncharacterized protein produces the protein MAKALNLIPSSIFPPFLSPTIPKRKFCTIRATTESSETPQTSASVQTKPEPSSPPLTFAPPPNFKPPEPKRFGVRPDKVWDVLGAALALFFRLGTGVFVSGYSFSFVSKNDIPSDQYALEFNDSKVKETSKVGPRPAKPIEIYEFEGCPFCRKVREIVAVLDLDVLFYPCPQGGPNFRRKVAEMGGKQQFPYMVDPNTGVSMYESDDIIKYLVGKYGDGTVPLALSLGLLTTLTAGFAMIGRAGKGSRYSPSKLPPKPLLVWAYEGSPFCKLVREVLVELELPHIYRSCARGSPKRQILFEKTGRFQAPYLEDPNTGVEMFESAEIVEYLKATYALQ, from the exons ATGGCCAAAGCTCTAAACCTAATTCCCAGTTCAATTTTCCCGCCTTTTTTATCCCCCACAATACCCAAAAGAAAATTCTGTACTATTAGAGCTACTACAGAGTCCTCTGAGACCCCCCAAACTTCAGCTTCTGTTCAAACCAAACCAGAACCTTCATCGCCGCCGTTAACATTTGCTCCTCCGCCCAATTTCAAGCCGCCGGAGCCGAAGCGGTTCGGCGTCAGGCCTGACAAAGTTTGGGACGTCTTAGGGGCTGCTCTTGCCTTGTTCTTCCGTTTGGGGACTGGCGTTTTCGTTTCTGG ATATTCTTTCTCTTTCGTTTCGAAAAATGATATTCCTTCGGACCAGTATGCTCTCGAGTTTAATG ATTCTAAGGTCAAAGAGACTTCAAAAGTAGGCCCCCGTCCGGCGAAGCCTATTGAGATATATGAGTTTGAAGG GTGTCCATTCTGCCGGAAG GTTAGGGAAATTGTTGCAGTATTGGACCTCGATGTTCTATTTTATCCTTGCCCACAAGGTGGTCCAAACTTTCGTCGCAAGGTTGCTGAGATGGGCGGAAAACAGCAGTTCCCTTACATG GTGGATCCGAACACTGGAGTTTCAATGTATGAATCAGATGACATAATCAAGTACTTGGTTGGGAAATATG GTGATGGAACTGTTCCTCTTGCATTGTCACTTGGTTTGTTAACG ACTTTGACTGCAGGCTTTGCTATGATTGGTCGTGCAGGAAAG GGATCTCGCTATTCTCCATCAAAACTACCACCCAAACCACTTTTAGTATGGGCATATGAG GGATCTCCTTTTTGCAAACTTGTGCGTGAAGTACTTGTAGAGTTAGAACTGCCTCACATATATCGCAG CTGTGCTCGTGGCAGTCCAAAACGACAAATACTGTTTGAGAAAACCGGACGTTTTCAG GCTCCTTACTTAGAAGATCCAAATACGGGGGTGGAAATGTTCGAAAGTGCAGAGATTGTAGAATATCTAAAAGCAACGTATGCTCTACAATAA